A single Tenacibaculum sp. Bg11-29 DNA region contains:
- a CDS encoding DUF423 domain-containing protein codes for MITQQVVLISGALFGMLAVIFGAFGAHALKKILSEDQLKSFETGVKYQMYHAIVLLFVGSSFKTPNQLISYCFIFGIILFSFSIYGLVLSDAKGKKMKFLGPITPLGGLLLVIGWATLIYQISQTVNF; via the coding sequence ATGATAACACAACAAGTAGTATTAATATCTGGAGCTTTATTTGGAATGCTCGCTGTAATTTTTGGGGCATTTGGAGCGCACGCTTTGAAGAAAATTTTATCTGAAGACCAATTAAAATCGTTTGAAACAGGGGTGAAATATCAAATGTATCACGCAATTGTTTTGTTGTTTGTAGGAAGCTCTTTTAAAACCCCAAACCAATTAATAAGTTACTGTTTTATTTTTGGTATCATTCTTTTTTCTTTTAGTATTTACGGATTGGTCTTATCTGACGCGAAAGGCAAAAAAATGAAATTTCTTGGACCAATAACACCTTTAGGAGGTTTATTATTGGTTATTGGATGGGCTACATTAATATACCAAATAAGTCAAACTGTAAACTTTTAA
- a CDS encoding leucine-rich repeat domain-containing protein, with protein sequence MGLREKRIIKAFQNELYPKIEEQIFKAANFDVLISIAWDTLQEDRFSHLYNDTFVKVYFQPLIDGLKAINIDELGGELLRKGLRKIVIENSKNESNPENAISFEEGVLKIDHSPVINADAIESRTKRIIALLEDNLERFSEADENLNGTSVDFSKNKNAFSFEEFNEAITITKYNDDQTTIVIPELINNKKVTKLAPYSFQEMNLEKVILPKTLLSIGKQALDGNKLTHINLPEGLVEVGEDAFYGNQLKTLTLPNSLVVIGDGAFSRNTISILTLSENMIEIPNYCFSNSGITEVKLPLNLKKIGESAFTGNNLAFLNIPRGVDSIGPQAFSESNKLKKVSMPIIFKERIENIFFRSEINNISFEYPGTGLVNRREEDQIKDGSKNEQPKINLSQLHNQSVALTFERQDHFQEIVEDLDWSCDMLEGTVTYGEHVFRMQVLGTYSEKEQSWLWAWANKQSGIPEQFLEASLALKEMGVKYSIEDLTKPKIETENDPGHYFSSVANGVVVSSCYAPLNFKGIKVYVLLTSELVDAKEITEPALICSHFAKTTTRMKFGHKHALFSYLNQKGYKVQLSGNNILATKENDQILGIFDLKNRLLKASNSKIATNV encoded by the coding sequence ATGGGACTAAGAGAAAAAAGAATTATTAAAGCATTTCAAAATGAGTTATACCCAAAAATTGAAGAGCAAATTTTTAAAGCAGCAAATTTTGATGTACTAATTTCTATCGCATGGGATACTTTACAAGAAGATCGTTTTTCACATTTATACAACGATACTTTTGTTAAAGTTTACTTTCAGCCATTAATAGACGGGCTAAAAGCTATTAATATAGACGAACTAGGGGGAGAATTATTAAGAAAAGGATTGAGAAAAATTGTTATTGAAAACAGTAAAAATGAAAGTAACCCAGAGAATGCGATTAGTTTCGAAGAAGGGGTTTTAAAAATAGATCATAGCCCAGTTATTAATGCTGATGCGATAGAAAGTAGAACTAAACGTATTATTGCGTTATTGGAGGATAATTTAGAGCGTTTTTCAGAAGCAGATGAAAACCTAAATGGCACTTCTGTTGATTTTAGTAAAAATAAAAATGCTTTTTCATTCGAAGAATTTAATGAAGCAATAACAATTACTAAGTACAATGATGACCAAACAACAATTGTAATTCCTGAACTGATTAACAATAAGAAGGTAACAAAATTAGCTCCGTATTCATTTCAAGAAATGAATTTAGAGAAAGTAATACTTCCTAAAACATTGTTAAGTATAGGAAAGCAAGCATTAGATGGTAATAAACTTACTCATATTAATTTACCAGAAGGTTTAGTTGAAGTTGGTGAAGATGCTTTTTATGGTAATCAATTAAAAACACTTACGTTACCAAATAGCCTTGTTGTAATTGGAGATGGGGCTTTTTCTAGAAACACAATTTCGATATTGACTCTTTCAGAAAATATGATAGAAATACCAAACTATTGTTTTTCTAATAGTGGCATTACAGAAGTAAAATTACCATTAAACCTTAAAAAAATAGGAGAGTCTGCTTTTACAGGTAATAACTTAGCGTTTTTAAATATTCCAAGAGGTGTAGATTCTATTGGCCCACAAGCATTTTCTGAAAGTAATAAATTAAAGAAAGTATCAATGCCGATAATATTTAAAGAAAGGATTGAAAACATTTTTTTTAGATCTGAAATTAATAATATCTCATTTGAATATCCAGGTACAGGTTTAGTCAATAGAAGGGAAGAAGATCAAATAAAAGACGGTTCGAAAAATGAACAGCCTAAAATAAATTTATCACAATTACATAATCAATCGGTAGCGTTAACTTTTGAGCGTCAAGATCACTTTCAAGAAATTGTTGAAGATTTAGACTGGTCTTGTGATATGTTAGAAGGAACGGTAACATATGGTGAGCATGTCTTTAGAATGCAGGTGCTAGGAACATATTCTGAAAAAGAACAGTCATGGCTTTGGGCATGGGCAAATAAACAAAGCGGAATTCCAGAACAATTTTTAGAAGCTTCTTTGGCTTTAAAAGAAATGGGAGTAAAGTATAGTATTGAAGATTTAACAAAGCCAAAGATTGAAACAGAAAATGATCCGGGGCATTATTTTTCTTCAGTAGCTAATGGTGTTGTTGTATCAAGTTGTTATGCTCCTTTAAATTTTAAAGGAATAAAAGTGTACGTATTACTAACATCTGAGTTAGTAGATGCGAAAGAAATTACAGAACCAGCTCTTATTTGTTCGCATTTTGCAAAGACTACTACTCGAATGAAATTTGGTCATAAACATGCTTTGTTCTCTTATTTAAATCAAAAAGGATATAAAGTACAATTGTCTGGTAATAATATTTTAGCGACTAAAGAAAACGATCAAATTCTAGGAATTTTCGACTTGAAAAATCGCTTATTAAAAGCATCTAATTCTAAAATAGCCACAAACGTATAG
- a CDS encoding NTP transferase domain-containing protein: MKKTAILILAAGNSSRMGTTKQLLPYKQTTLLGWSIKQAQKSKACDVYCVLGANAETIKKQIDNTSIKIIINPNYNDGLSTSIVFGINYLMDKKIDSILIMLADQPNVNTNYLNEMLAIYKENPTKTIASNYKNKTGVPAIFPKSNFNKLLSLKGDKGAKELLNEQSSEIIKMKPFCLIDIDTSEDYQNLSKQG; encoded by the coding sequence ATGAAAAAAACTGCAATTTTAATACTCGCTGCAGGTAATTCTTCTCGAATGGGAACTACAAAACAATTACTACCTTATAAACAAACAACATTATTAGGCTGGTCTATTAAACAAGCACAAAAATCGAAAGCTTGTGATGTTTATTGTGTTTTAGGTGCAAATGCTGAAACTATAAAGAAACAAATTGATAATACTTCTATTAAAATCATAATCAACCCTAATTACAATGATGGTTTAAGTACTAGTATTGTTTTTGGTATAAATTATTTAATGGATAAAAAAATAGATTCAATATTAATTATGCTGGCAGACCAACCAAATGTAAATACTAATTACTTAAACGAGATGCTAGCTATTTATAAAGAGAATCCTACTAAAACAATAGCATCTAATTATAAAAACAAAACTGGGGTTCCTGCTATTTTCCCGAAATCTAATTTTAATAAATTACTAAGTTTAAAGGGCGATAAAGGAGCAAAAGAGCTATTAAATGAACAATCATCAGAAATCATAAAAATGAAACCCTTTTGTTTAATTGATATCGATACTAGTGAAGATTATCAAAACCTTAGTAAGCAAGGTTAA
- a CDS encoding metallophosphoesterase — protein MNFRSFLYFTTVVLLTGCATYKAQYATKEKTEKINSNKKITHSFYLIGDAGNSNLGSVSPALAYLNKHISKADKNATLLFLGDNVYETGVPFKTSEQYPLAKHRIKAQTSIAKKFAGRSIFIPGNHDWYNGLDGLKREEKLVEKALGKNSFLPENGCPLKKVNISKDVVLIIVDTHWYVTNWDNHPKINDNCEIKTRIKFFEEFKGLIKKARGKTTVIALHHPMFTNGPHGGYYSFKSHMKPLPVLGTLKNILRKTTGITNTDLQNKKYNELKKRIVTLAKENDKTIFVSGHEHSLQYIVEDNIPQIISGSGSKTTATKLAGGAKFTYGGQGYAKLDIYKDGSSNVSFYAVNEDKVVYQTNVLAPNKKKTFTTYPDRKITEKAASIYTDKEVTKGGIYEYFWGKRYRKYFGTKVTAPTVNLDTLFGGLRPVRKGGGNQSKSLRLRDKKGSEYVMRALRKNAVQYLQAVAFKDQYLNGQLDETYTEGLLLDAFTGSHPYAPFTIGALSDAVGIYHTNPVLYYVPKQNALGSFNSGFGDELYMIEERAASGHGDKASFGFSNKVISTDDLLKNLSKNEKYKIDEAAYIKARLFDMLIGDWDRHEDQWRWATFKENGYTIYRPIPRDRDQAFSIMGDGALLNFATKMVPALRLMQAYQEDLKSPKWFNLEPYPLDMSLINQSDKSIWDAQVKHIITNITDEIIDASFANFPNEVQGETIKIIKKKLQGRRRNLQKISDTYFKHINKFQIVKGTNKDDWFEINRLPNGQTKVIAYRIKKGKKGTLFHNRTYDHIKTKEIWVYGLDDDDMFVVKGNGDNLIKLRIIGGQNNDNYNIINGKRVTIYDHKTKKNTFLTKNGNKKLTDDYETNVYNYKKLKNNSNVLSPLIGANPDDGFKIGFSNIYTANGFERNPFTSQHILSGAYYFATNGFELNYSSEFANVIGNWNLGLNAMYTSPNYAMNFFGLGNNTTNLQADDIVNKDYNRVKIRKAIAGLSIHWKGDLGAKIKLGLNYQSFKIDKTLNRFIAAQAVNFNTQNFLNAEASYSFENTDNPAFTTMGMKTALQVGYTANLKRNNKFGYVIPSISFDYKLVPSGQVVLATKFKGHFTFGDNFEFYQGANLGANNGLRGYRNERFIGKNSFYHSSDIRLNLRKLKTGLLPLHIGIYGGFDYGKVWLENIDSKKWNTSIGGGVFFNAANMMTANISAFNSNDGLRVAFAMGFNF, from the coding sequence ATGAATTTTAGATCTTTTCTATATTTTACGACAGTCGTTTTATTAACTGGTTGCGCTACCTATAAAGCTCAATATGCAACGAAAGAAAAAACTGAAAAAATAAATTCTAATAAAAAAATTACACACTCTTTTTATTTAATTGGAGATGCAGGAAATTCTAATTTAGGTTCTGTATCACCAGCACTAGCCTATTTAAATAAACATATTAGTAAAGCTGATAAAAACGCTACATTACTTTTTTTAGGTGATAATGTATATGAAACAGGAGTTCCTTTTAAAACATCTGAACAATATCCTTTAGCAAAGCACAGAATTAAAGCACAAACTTCTATTGCAAAAAAGTTTGCTGGTAGGTCTATCTTTATTCCAGGGAATCATGATTGGTATAATGGTTTAGATGGATTGAAAAGGGAAGAAAAATTAGTAGAAAAAGCATTGGGAAAAAATTCTTTTTTACCAGAAAATGGATGTCCTTTAAAAAAAGTAAATATTTCTAAAGATGTTGTTTTAATTATTGTTGATACACATTGGTATGTTACTAATTGGGATAACCACCCAAAAATAAATGACAACTGTGAAATAAAAACAAGAATAAAATTTTTTGAAGAATTTAAAGGTTTAATTAAAAAAGCAAGGGGCAAAACAACTGTTATCGCATTACATCATCCAATGTTTACAAATGGTCCTCATGGTGGTTATTATTCTTTTAAAAGTCATATGAAACCGCTTCCTGTTTTAGGAACTCTAAAAAATATTTTAAGAAAAACAACGGGAATCACAAATACTGATTTACAAAATAAAAAATACAACGAGCTTAAAAAACGTATTGTAACCTTAGCTAAAGAGAACGATAAAACAATTTTTGTTTCTGGTCATGAGCATAGTTTACAATATATTGTTGAAGACAATATTCCGCAAATAATTAGTGGTTCTGGTTCGAAAACTACCGCTACCAAATTAGCAGGCGGCGCAAAATTCACTTATGGTGGGCAAGGTTATGCTAAATTAGATATTTATAAAGACGGCTCTTCTAATGTAAGTTTTTATGCTGTTAATGAAGATAAAGTGGTGTACCAAACCAATGTTTTAGCACCTAATAAAAAGAAAACATTTACAACGTATCCTGATCGTAAAATCACAGAAAAAGCTGCATCAATTTACACAGATAAAGAAGTTACAAAAGGAGGTATCTACGAATATTTTTGGGGAAAACGATATCGAAAATATTTTGGAACGAAAGTTACAGCACCAACAGTAAATTTAGACACCCTTTTTGGAGGATTAAGACCTGTAAGAAAAGGTGGTGGAAATCAATCTAAATCCTTACGATTACGAGATAAAAAAGGGAGTGAATATGTAATGCGAGCATTACGTAAAAATGCTGTTCAATACTTACAAGCTGTTGCTTTTAAAGATCAATATTTAAATGGTCAACTTGATGAAACGTATACCGAAGGCTTATTGCTAGATGCTTTTACAGGTTCGCATCCGTATGCACCATTTACTATTGGAGCTTTATCAGACGCTGTAGGTATTTATCATACAAATCCCGTTTTATATTATGTACCTAAACAAAATGCGCTGGGATCTTTTAATTCAGGTTTTGGTGATGAATTGTATATGATTGAAGAGCGTGCAGCTTCTGGGCATGGTGATAAGGCTAGTTTTGGTTTTTCTAATAAGGTAATTAGTACTGATGATTTATTAAAGAATTTATCTAAAAATGAGAAATATAAAATAGATGAAGCTGCTTATATTAAAGCTCGTTTATTTGATATGTTAATTGGAGATTGGGACAGACACGAAGATCAATGGCGTTGGGCTACCTTTAAAGAAAATGGGTACACTATTTATCGTCCTATTCCTAGAGACAGAGATCAAGCCTTTTCTATTATGGGAGATGGTGCTTTATTAAATTTTGCTACAAAAATGGTTCCTGCTTTACGTTTAATGCAAGCTTACCAGGAAGATTTAAAAAGCCCGAAGTGGTTTAATTTAGAGCCTTATCCATTAGATATGTCTTTAATTAATCAATCTGATAAAAGTATTTGGGATGCACAGGTAAAACATATCATTACTAATATAACCGATGAAATTATTGATGCTTCTTTTGCGAACTTCCCTAATGAAGTTCAAGGTGAAACCATAAAAATAATTAAAAAGAAATTACAAGGAAGAAGAAGAAATTTACAGAAAATATCTGATACTTATTTTAAACATATTAATAAATTTCAAATAGTTAAAGGTACTAACAAAGACGATTGGTTTGAAATTAACCGCTTACCAAACGGGCAAACAAAAGTTATTGCATACAGAATTAAAAAAGGAAAAAAAGGTACTCTTTTTCATAATAGAACTTACGATCATATTAAAACTAAAGAGATTTGGGTATATGGCTTAGATGATGATGATATGTTTGTTGTAAAAGGCAATGGAGATAATTTAATTAAACTTCGAATTATTGGTGGTCAAAATAATGACAATTACAATATTATTAATGGCAAAAGAGTAACTATTTACGACCATAAAACAAAGAAAAATACATTTCTTACCAAGAACGGAAACAAAAAGCTAACGGATGATTACGAAACGAATGTTTACAATTATAAAAAATTAAAAAACAACTCAAATGTTTTAAGTCCGCTTATTGGAGCGAATCCAGATGATGGATTTAAAATAGGTTTCTCTAACATTTATACAGCTAATGGTTTTGAAAGAAATCCGTTTACATCACAACACATTTTATCTGGTGCTTATTATTTTGCTACTAATGGGTTTGAATTAAATTATTCTAGTGAATTTGCGAATGTTATAGGAAACTGGAACCTCGGTTTAAACGCAATGTACACAAGTCCTAATTATGCTATGAACTTCTTTGGGTTAGGTAATAACACAACAAACTTACAAGCTGATGATATTGTAAATAAAGATTACAATCGTGTAAAAATAAGAAAGGCTATAGCTGGTTTATCGATACATTGGAAAGGTGATTTGGGAGCAAAAATAAAATTAGGCTTAAACTACCAATCTTTTAAAATTGATAAAACTCTTAATCGGTTTATTGCAGCACAAGCTGTTAATTTTAATACTCAAAATTTCTTAAATGCAGAAGCTAGTTACAGCTTTGAAAATACTGACAATCCTGCTTTTACAACAATGGGAATGAAAACAGCATTACAAGTTGGTTATACTGCTAATTTAAAAAGAAATAATAAATTTGGCTATGTTATTCCTTCTATCTCATTTGACTACAAATTAGTTCCTAGCGGTCAGGTAGTTTTAGCTACAAAATTTAAAGGTCATTTTACTTTTGGTGATAATTTTGAATTCTATCAAGGAGCCAATTTAGGAGCAAACAATGGTTTACGTGGTTACAGAAATGAACGCTTTATAGGTAAAAATTCGTTTTACCATAGTTCAGATATTCGTTTAAATTTAAGAAAGTTAAAAACTGGCTTATTACCACTGCATATTGGAATTTATGGTGGTTTTGATTATGGTAAAGTATGGTTAGAAAATATAGATTCTAAAAAATGGAATACTTCTATTGGTGGAGGAGTTTTCTTTAACGCGGCTAATATGATGACTGCAAATATTTCTGCCTTTAACAGTAATGATGGTTTACGAGTAGCTTTTGCTATGGGATTTAATTTTTAA
- a CDS encoding M48 family metallopeptidase, producing MNEYKSKSLAELEKEHQEALTIAQNKMLEDLAVAQANGDTEKLQAVSTAFQDTAQQLIEQYTKGIETINALNLKNITENIVEVYDNSRADIDLNALVYDGDRDYVLTFQEDELIQKILTKIKDNNPVFKSRRHLLKSSLRLTKTLAPVLHEIGLHCKGILKLKADIEFFVYQSDTFNAACYPPDEDKLYIILSSGLLERFKKDELAFVVGHEIGHVLFEHFNYPVKHILDEGENELAPIYAMKLYAWNRNAEISADRAGLLCCQSFEAAGRTFFKLSSGVTTDSLDFKLNAYIEQFSDLEAVLKDDTHDPSDWYSSHPFSPLRIKALELFNKSETYGLFNPSIKGEITEEAMELEIKRILSLMEPEDLENETEHSDKIQRFMFLGGYMISKADGTVDDSEIQALSSIVSPTIFAECMLTVKGLTEDDIITEIVDLVKELDVVLSVMQKLNMLRDLSIISYADGQIDAEEVSVLHNLAKQLYIKTEFIDRVISDAQNVD from the coding sequence ATGAACGAATATAAATCTAAAAGTTTAGCTGAATTAGAAAAAGAACATCAAGAAGCACTTACTATTGCTCAGAATAAGATGCTAGAAGATTTAGCTGTAGCACAAGCAAATGGTGACACAGAAAAATTACAAGCTGTAAGTACTGCTTTTCAGGATACAGCACAACAATTAATAGAACAATATACAAAGGGTATTGAAACAATAAACGCCTTAAACTTAAAAAATATTACTGAAAATATCGTTGAGGTTTATGATAATTCTAGAGCAGATATTGATTTAAATGCGTTGGTTTATGACGGGGATAGAGATTATGTTTTAACTTTTCAAGAAGATGAATTAATTCAAAAAATATTAACCAAAATAAAAGATAATAATCCTGTTTTTAAATCACGTCGTCATTTATTAAAATCAAGTTTACGATTAACAAAAACCTTGGCACCTGTTTTACATGAAATAGGTTTGCATTGTAAAGGTATTTTAAAGTTAAAAGCTGATATAGAATTTTTTGTATATCAAAGTGATACTTTTAACGCAGCTTGTTATCCGCCAGATGAAGATAAATTATATATTATTTTATCTTCAGGTCTTTTAGAGCGTTTTAAAAAGGATGAATTGGCCTTTGTAGTAGGTCATGAAATTGGTCATGTTCTTTTTGAACATTTTAATTATCCTGTGAAGCATATTTTAGATGAAGGAGAAAATGAATTAGCGCCTATTTATGCAATGAAATTATATGCATGGAATAGAAATGCCGAAATTAGTGCAGATAGGGCTGGGTTATTATGTTGTCAGAGTTTTGAAGCAGCAGGGCGTACATTTTTTAAACTATCATCAGGAGTAACTACAGATTCATTAGATTTTAAATTAAATGCATACATAGAGCAGTTTTCAGATTTAGAAGCAGTTTTAAAAGACGATACGCACGACCCGTCAGATTGGTATAGTAGTCATCCGTTTAGCCCACTTAGAATAAAAGCATTAGAGCTATTTAATAAAAGTGAAACCTATGGTTTATTTAATCCATCTATAAAAGGAGAGATTACAGAAGAAGCTATGGAGTTAGAAATTAAACGAATTTTATCTTTAATGGAACCAGAAGATTTAGAAAACGAAACTGAGCATTCTGATAAAATACAACGTTTTATGTTTTTAGGTGGATATATGATTTCTAAAGCTGATGGAACCGTAGACGATTCTGAAATACAAGCCTTAAGCAGTATTGTTTCTCCAACCATCTTTGCCGAATGTATGTTAACTGTTAAAGGGTTAACAGAAGATGATATTATTACAGAGATAGTTGATTTAGTAAAAGAATTAGATGTTGTACTATCTGTAATGCAAAAATTAAATATGCTTAGGGATTTATCTATAATCTCGTATGCAGATGGTCAAATAGATGCAGAAGAAGTAAGTGTACTACATAATTTAGCAAAACAACTATATATAAAAACAGAGTTTATAGATAGAGTGATTAGTGATGCTCAAAATGTAGATTAA
- a CDS encoding LytTR family DNA-binding domain-containing protein: MIKTVLIEDEFNALNTLTKLIQYTQKDIEIIATIDNVNDAIVFLKNNTPDLVFMDIELIGGTAFQILETLETINFKIIFTTAFDEFAIKAIKFDTVDYLLKPIDSDELSKCIERFRIGYEKEQHYLKVVDKVVELDKKEAQKTLLIKTTEEQHFLQVDEIIRCQSDGSYTTFHTKRKKIMSARNLKYYENILSEHTFVRIHQSHLINIKYIASVTTNTVVLTGGEKIPLASRKKSYLKQFLNQFQQIQNKK, from the coding sequence ATGATAAAGACAGTATTAATAGAAGATGAGTTTAATGCCTTAAATACTTTAACTAAACTAATTCAATATACCCAAAAAGATATTGAAATTATAGCAACAATAGATAATGTAAATGATGCTATTGTATTCTTAAAAAACAATACACCAGATTTGGTTTTTATGGATATAGAATTAATAGGGGGTACTGCTTTTCAAATATTAGAAACCCTAGAAACTATTAATTTTAAAATAATATTTACAACTGCTTTTGATGAGTTTGCTATCAAAGCTATAAAGTTTGATACTGTTGATTATTTATTAAAACCAATAGATTCAGATGAGTTAAGTAAGTGCATAGAACGTTTTAGAATTGGTTATGAAAAAGAACAACATTATTTAAAGGTTGTAGATAAGGTTGTTGAATTAGATAAAAAAGAAGCACAGAAAACACTGCTAATAAAAACAACAGAAGAACAACATTTTTTGCAAGTAGATGAAATTATACGCTGTCAATCAGATGGGAGTTATACTACCTTTCATACTAAAAGAAAAAAAATAATGAGTGCAAGAAACTTAAAATATTACGAAAATATTTTAAGCGAACATACTTTTGTTAGAATACATCAATCTCATTTAATAAATATAAAATACATAGCTTCGGTAACAACAAATACAGTTGTGTTAACAGGAGGAGAGAAAATACCATTAGCATCTAGAAAAAAGAGTTATTTAAAGCAGTTTCTAAATCAATTTCAGCAAATACAAAACAAGAAGTAA
- a CDS encoding XdhC family protein: MTHEFKEIVQQAFINQQNEVQNVLATVVDLDGSSYRKPGVRMLLSSNGKITGAVSGGCVEKEVQRRAHSVFKNGKAKIIAYDGRYRLGCEGVLYILLEPFKIATPFINAFHDTLTNRKPFEIQSFYDKKDEVFGEFGSLIQFHDTRKFTFSDAFNPTVKNKTLVFEQVLQPLFRLLILGGEHDAVKLCQQASLLGWEVDVITSIKDPKQLPDFPSAKSVTAQTPETIHLNGINENTAIVIMNHNFTYDLRWLIKLQEENPVYIGILGAAKRREKLLNELFDFTPEIRDVFLEKIHTPAGLNIGAETPEEIALSILAEILSVIRKKEVFSLKKITGKIHT, encoded by the coding sequence ATGACGCACGAATTTAAGGAAATTGTACAGCAAGCTTTTATTAACCAACAGAATGAGGTACAAAATGTATTAGCAACAGTTGTTGATTTAGATGGTTCTTCGTACAGAAAACCTGGAGTTAGAATGTTATTGTCTTCTAACGGAAAAATAACTGGCGCTGTTAGTGGTGGTTGTGTAGAAAAAGAAGTGCAACGAAGAGCTCATTCTGTTTTTAAAAATGGAAAAGCAAAAATAATTGCTTATGATGGTCGGTACAGATTAGGTTGTGAAGGGGTTTTATATATTTTATTAGAACCTTTTAAAATAGCAACTCCTTTTATTAATGCTTTTCATGATACTTTAACAAATAGGAAACCATTTGAAATTCAATCTTTTTATGACAAGAAAGATGAAGTATTTGGAGAATTTGGTTCTTTAATTCAGTTTCATGACACTCGAAAATTCACTTTTTCTGATGCTTTTAATCCAACAGTAAAAAACAAAACATTAGTTTTCGAGCAAGTTTTACAACCTTTATTTCGTTTATTAATTCTCGGAGGAGAACATGATGCTGTAAAATTATGCCAGCAAGCATCTCTATTAGGCTGGGAAGTCGATGTAATTACTTCTATAAAAGACCCTAAACAGTTACCCGATTTTCCTAGCGCAAAATCGGTAACAGCTCAAACTCCAGAAACTATTCACTTAAACGGTATAAATGAAAATACAGCGATTGTAATTATGAATCATAATTTCACATATGATCTTCGGTGGCTGATAAAACTACAAGAAGAGAATCCTGTTTATATTGGTATTTTAGGTGCTGCAAAACGTAGAGAAAAATTATTAAATGAGTTATTTGATTTTACTCCAGAAATACGTGATGTTTTTTTAGAAAAAATCCATACACCAGCTGGACTAAATATTGGTGCTGAAACTCCTGAAGAAATTGCGCTATCTATTTTAGCTGAAATTTTATCGGTAATTCGTAAAAAAGAAGTTTTTTCATTAAAGAAAATAACTGGTAAAATACATACTTAA